aaaatttacaGGGGTCAGTTGAATATACAAGATTATTAGCAAACGCACAAACCTATTTTTCCAACATGGAATGTCCCATAAGTAcctatgtttgtaatattattaatgatattaaatcaACTGATAAATTTAAGAGTACTATTCAATTATTACAAAACCAAAGTGATAGAGATTTATTAGAAGAGGATGATGATACATGGCTTAATATACATCCAGAtcaattaaatgtgtttttgaaTGACCGGTAtgggaaaaaaaatcaaatgaaaaataatgatcCCATAACTCCCCATATTATAAACTCAGACTTgactaaatttttaaaagagaCATCAGACTTTGAGGGTGTTGAAAAAGTTAATACAGAAAATGAAGATGAAACAATTGAATTTAACTCTGAACAATTTGTAAGTTGCTTAGAAAGAATGCTAAGTATAATTTCAAGTAAAGATGTTTCTGATGATTCAGATCAAAGTGATTTTAGTGATGAATGTGACAATTCCATTGAAGTGAACAATGTAAATGTAGATCAAGACAGAGAGCTtgcttcaaaattaaaaacaaccgACAAAGGCAATGAAAATGATGAAGAAACTGTACTTAAAAATTTCATCCACAGCATGAAAGAAGAAGGCTTATCAGGTCCTGCTAGTACTGTATTGAAAACAATTGGAATTAATAAATGTGATTTAATAGAttctgatgatgatgaataaaataaataaatattttcttattctatattgtatttaattttatcgatttcaatgctttactgaaaaaaatatataataaatatagttgcttttgtaaattaaataaaagctatttcTATTAGGTACActtttttattcgaaaatcaaagatataagaataatataaaaatatatcatttattaaaaaaaatttgattgatataaaatatcccattaaccttaaaaataaatgaattataaatattgtctacCTCTGGCAcggtaaaattaacaaaatatttgatagtaatatatgtatttataaagaatatcgTCTTAAAGATGCGCATAAGTGCCCCCAGCTACGACCAGTGTTTCTCCAGTCATGTAGCTTGCATCGTCTGATACCAGAAAAGCAACAGCACTAGCTATTTCTGATGGTTTTCCAAATCTGTTCATAGGCACTATGGACAGGCTCTTTTCTTTTCCCGCCTCGGAAGAAGTTATCTAaaaggataaaaataattgattattcatTTCAATCAGAAATTACACCTAAACACAcggttatgtaaaattaaacaccTAAATATTAGTCATTTTCACCGGCAGttgtataaacaaaactaaTCTTCAAAAGCTCGCTTCTTTTATTGATCAAGTACGTAATCAACACAATATAACTTAATGTATTTATAGCGACAGCCACTGTAATTATAAGGAATGCGACATCTTAATTTCTGTGGATAGCGACACATTGGCAGTGTAAGTAATCGTAACATTCATACAGCGGAAATGCCAACAGGTGCTGTcaaccacttactatcagtaTATGAGGCTTATTTACCAGATTgtcttatgttatttttttgttatagtaaaaaaatatatataacaaaatgaatTTCCGTGGTCACGCTTAGGTTTCTTGATTAGGTTGTActtttttgaatatcgaatatactttatactttaaaaaaaatgtggtatCAGTACATTgattcatcattattttttttagttttagtgaACTCTTAAATGATTAGCTTACCGCAGAAGCAAACTTCGTCGCAACTATTCCAGGAGCTACACAGTTGActctaatattatcattaacaaCTTCGCTTGCGATAGCCTTCGTCAATCCCAGAAGAGTTGTTTTACTGACGCTATAAGGACCCAAAGgctgtaaaaaaaacagttaaataggtaattaaaatttcaaaacgtAATGTATATAAGGTTATTTCCAATATATTCTCAAAATCATATATGAGAATGAGATAGTATTATTAAGTTTACGTTTGTTGAGTTTGCGATCATGTTTGCCTCGGCGCTTTACGCGATTGCAGTTTATGTGCGaacacaaaatgtattaaattattttattagttcgtACCGTCTGCGTTTAAAAAAGGTCGCAACGCGGAGCACCGGATAAGCATCTTTTCCGTATCACTTTTACACCTacctactttatttatttacttacatgaTTGGTTTAGCCAAATTGTGAAgtttatcatacaaaaatatgtcaaacCGGGCTACGACCACTAATCAAAAACTGTAGGGATGCTATTGGACatgaaacaacaaaatatttactgccGAGAAACATACAACCACCTAAATTATACGGACTACCCAAAATACATAAGCCAAATGTCCCGCTGAGGCCGATAGTAAGTCAGATTGGCTCGCCCACCTACGAATTGGCaaaacatgtacatatataaagtaCTACAACCGTTAGCAGGCCAGACAAAATGTAATGTCAAGGACTCCAGACAATTTGTTGACATCTTGCGTTCGACTACGGTTGAACCTGATGACTTGATGGTCAGTTTCGATGTCGAGTCATGATTCAAGAATGTGCCGGTCTTTGAATGTACAGAGAGATGGTGTGGCAATGGGGAGCCCATAAAGGGAGACAGTGATAGTGCAATGAATTGCTTAAATCACTTAAACAGCATCCAcagcaaaattaaattcacctgTGAAATGGAGAAGAACAGAAAAATTGCATTCCTTGCTGTTGAAATTGGAGTGCGGTGAATACGGATGGCTCTGTAAGCCATACTGTCTACAGGAAAACAACTCATACCAACCGATATCTGCATGCTAACTCACACCACTATCCTCAACACTTAAACGCTGTAGTAACATCATTGACCAATCGCGCATACGACCTTTGTGATGAAGACCACATACAATCTGAGCTAGCACACGTTAAAGAGGTCCTACAGCGGAGTGGATATAAAGTGAGAAACACAGCTACACGGGATAATAAGTTACCGCGACAGTACAGGGTTGAAAGACTACCAGCATTTATGCCATATGTTAAAGGAGTGACCGATAATATGGCTAGAGTCCTGAGCAAATATGCGGTGAAGACTATTTACACTCCTTTCAAGAAGATAGGGCAAATGTTGCGTTCACGTAAAGATAGCTTTCCCCTGGAAAAACCTGGAGTTTATAAAATCGATTGTACTTGTGGTAAATCCTATGTTGGACAGACGAAGCGTACGGTATCTTGTCGTATTAACGAACATATGAAGGTGGTAAAAAACAATGGTACCAAAAAATCAAACATCGCGGAACATCTTCTGGAAGCCGGGTCGAACCATTGGATCGagtttcataatgctcagatactcgcaacagaacgccattacataccccgactggtacgagaagccattggaattactatatatagtaatttcaatagggaGGATGGGTTTCAACTGTGGAAAGTTATGCAAAACCCtcgaacaataatataaaaaaaatcgcgaatggatacggtgagtttcgtttgtaaaacacggaGTCGAGTgcacataaaacaaatagtagggatGAAAGTGACAATCGTAGTGgtgaccagtgtttacgcagaaAACGTACAAGAAaagaggtagtccgatatggtcACTtataatgccgtcaacatctacccgcaaacttcagtctcgtgaacaagacattcgtagataatgtcgaaatatcgagctctaccaaataaaaataaaaaacatggtaaatatcccgttttaaatacttataggaAAAATATGTCAGTTACCAGGACGAAATTAACCGCTAGTACAATATAGAGAACAATAcgtaactattataaatacttatatttacgtttattgTTTACGTACTTCCATTGGTTGGTATCCAGCAATAGATGAAATGAATACGATGCTTCCACCTCCTCTTTTGATTAACTCAGGATAAACTTCTTTTGCTAATAACCACGAGCATTTTACATTGACTTCAAAAATTTTGTCCCAAACTTTTTCATcggtctaaaaatatatataaaataaatataaataaacgattatttacttgaaca
The DNA window shown above is from Vanessa tameamea isolate UH-Manoa-2023 chromosome 16, ilVanTame1 primary haplotype, whole genome shotgun sequence and carries:
- the LOC113402993 gene encoding dehydrogenase/reductase SDR family member 4 — its product is MFLSSNLTSKITMPKIYTQFTSANNFHSSRLKGKVALITASTEGIGYAIAKRLGDEGASVVISSRKEDNVKQATDSLRKDGINAEGLVCHVGDAEHRQKLFDFAKKKYGGIDILVSNAAVNPAVSPILETDEKVWDKIFEVNVKCSWLLAKEVYPELIKRGGGSIVFISSIAGYQPMEPLGPYSVSKTTLLGLTKAIASEVVNDNIRVNCVAPGIVATKFASAITSSEAGKEKSLSIVPMNRFGKPSEIASAVAFLVSDDASYMTGETLVVAGGTYAHL